A stretch of Limanda limanda chromosome 7, fLimLim1.1, whole genome shotgun sequence DNA encodes these proteins:
- the LOC133005459 gene encoding serine/threonine-protein kinase WNK2 isoform X3 translates to MELEANSNSEAQPDLTYPSVSNSQCEMAMGDGNINLVEPMVRGGSDPSACPSSTSYQRNVHQRFIRRNLWFSDMDEQAFEAPECDNRSKILNINLRTIVDRTLATTCGTQEASSAESPGRQKDGGTESATAVEEEKEKPGDVLSVTCSNGAKSAIKASSEETEEEAEMKAVSTSPGGRFLKFDIELGRGSFKTVYKGLDTETWVEVAWCELQDRKLTKMERQRFKEEAEMLKGLQHPNIVRFYDFWESPLKGKKCIVLVTELMTSGTLKTYLKRFKVMKPKVLRSWCRQILKGLHFLHTRTPPIIHRDLKCDNIFITGPTGSVKIGDLGLATLKAASFAKSVIGTPEFMAPEMYEEHYDEAVDVYAFGMCMLEMATSEYPYSECQNAAQIYRKVTSGVKPASYNKVMDPEIKEIIGECICQKKEERYTIKDLLNHAFFAEDTGVRVELAEEDDGKKASIALKLWVEDHKKLKGKYKETGAIEFAFDLEKEVPEVVAQEMVESGFFHESDAKTVGKSIRDRVALIKWRRERTVSAAVAVDQGEGGHRVQMTPSQGISAGAAHVGQPPMLEPDEPDADTHNRLCNLPASATSVTSDSTLDSGMGSTVYSDSHSSQQSVLYQSLLEPITMATQQFQSSSPFLTDRPHSCEKGEIWGGALSPELRTRLGAAARRGSAPVIDTRRANHNAQLHAFSQSRRSISPSFTVPENQSELSPSELHSEAGDGFPTQGVLPLLQLSPVSSLCEHRRLSDTGIRMTSEASENSALPVPSGRRHSDLSSLLSVTCHHNHHFAKHKPHMCQACLSLLLLKSREGSHRYPSFAMPAHHCPCDLRHQLSSGGTMTPSGYGRPKGSSDCSDFSLLQKSLFNITGRKAAPCHATPSQASVLHLSAAHRPGSSDGGSSMKSHLLGGSSVADQEPLQDSMIRFSAEEQQVTEAVGVTSSAGQQNQHSVQGLPSSSTAMATPLQYLQPGQSYPAAPYAGPPSAATPAPAGQCLVNIQHAGNAAGYPPPAVQQTQATALISASSVPQHVAQSHQAAGYQQQPATAANSSTFSLQVQQTCQNCVVPSQQQAQFTSGYPPVQQQTTAEAAALPAHQPLASVGPAIAATAQCHPAHTLQQVQAAVNLPSQQPCQSSSAPALYNQQIPVQQEHPHPLPQNTQSSIQTQNAGQAYIQPQLQHKQDNVHPLHQQIAQQPIHQSQSQYPSQQQLYTPALQAMHAAIAHQSQDVSQSTVQHVPTPASQPHLTATSAAMVSATHQSYPAAGPPDAASQSYAHSAFNVLHQQSAPAQSQYLSAQPTAASQTYGGATQMVTPQSLPASSQHSQAAHLSQQNIPAGQSISQLGQDGQGHAQNLSQFAPSMMTQALPPQQPMAQANVNQQFQPLQILTSLPPTHQPQQAQVSHPELVPSAQPVQPALFSSPLYNGTDPGAATTVANLDKSNPCQLALQAQSQLQSQIPVLQPSDSQQALSGSASSSVTQQKPLGSLTGAAETNTEDQNAEKHTAGQSYDSVNSDAMSGKEMSDGYEGTHGGKGEGKVRKHHRRSTRTRSRQEKTSRPKLSMLNVCNTGDKMVECQLETHNHKMVTFKFDLDGDAPEEIATYMVENDFILPLEREVFIEQMKDIVDKAEDILSEDTEGERNSDPGGSPKRSEGTDTPGTEASAPSTPQPVYQQNVLHTGKRWFIICPVAETPMPDNKKTASQITTAQEAENSVSSVRPDCNTTAVTTPVASLSSQNPPSSSPALPLAAQSSVQPPDQNIGNSRVQQTQPCVTKHAMAAAGVRHQNSLPVEEPYISAVSMVTDIPCCAIVPPVSLDVNAIDKGAAGGLASSQRNQPIEKASPTGELPPQLASHQSVVLQQPYATPMQPGTATSQPQSPAHQTSQNSQSSSHQQPASGGPGESDSEGPRRVEFVDRTIKTLDEKLRNLLYQEHAPSQPSSSTSDPQASSTEGVVTPPVSDGQSIEGGLAKKKGDPLPQILERTDSVGALSDSAVAANRVLKGRDATASSTSYRPKSRFQIIPTSPDVIYRLEKNKSNRSTCSSTAPSSGSGGSYIQTQGKGRKEKGCVAVGRSSVATAADEEKAGTSKPHSSNRYSAPPNFYNTTPTSSPDVTPDHIPRAQTFDSPMHNNYDHLDSDSADEDSISIALPPAHPSPPAHALSEHSGGDLMTRAMAFLRRSGRSKSEQSSDSPSRQPVAMNGHGPLPSAGHAHSSYFSSDNDSEFEDADMKKELQKLREKHMKEISELQAFQRGEIEHLYKGLGKSLPPNVGSLHAAPPSGRRRRASKHKLKAGKLLNPMVQQLKNNLNTATERKGESGASSSSSPAKSSVLSDGSAHSSGCSSSSSHPHTAPEQVHTQQPCSLKGSFSSDNIYAGLHGDGTAPQAGPGQGSNQSAATAQTANSQTQPSLTSATPSPSAQPITRLAQAQTNNSNNKRCTFTDDLHKLVDDWTKETVAAANQPRPSLNQIKQQRRQQDLEGKSYSPTGAAGHEMKFHHGTSKIQLPLSCPMTAALGPGMPTSLAPKSAAMLPHLQPNGSYGGMVPGPVYSQQWPGVPSPVGSVGPVGLLGAARMMPYNTMANPRIQSFPLTMHNPKNSPSPKTARTI, encoded by the exons GACCCCAGTGCTTGCCCTTCCTCAACCAGCTACCAGAGGAATGTGCATCAGAGATTCATCAGGAGGAACCTGTGGTTCTCGGACATGGACGAGCAGGCCTTCGAGGCACCCGAATGTGACAACAGGAGTAAGATCCTGAATATAAACCTGCGAACAATAGTGGACAGGACTCTGGCGACCACCTGCGGTACACAGGAGGCGTCCAGCGCCGAGAGCCCAGGTAGGCAGAAGGACGGTGGGACGGAGAGCGCCACCGCtgttgaggaggagaaggagaagcctGGAGATGTGTTGAGTGTTACTTGCAGCAACGGTGCTAAATCCGCTATCAAGGCCTCcagtgaggagactgaggaggaggcggagatgAAGGCGGTTTCCACATCTCCAGGAGGAAGGTTCCTCAAGTTTGACATTGAACTGGGGAGAGGGTCCTTCAAGACTGTCTACAAGGGCCTGGACACAGAGACCTGGGTGGAGGTGGCCTGGTGTGAGCTGCAG GATCGTAAGCTGACAAAAATGGAGCGTCAGCGCTTtaaggaggaagcagagatgtTGAAGGGTCTCCAGCATCCCAACATTGTCCGTTTCTATGACTTCTGGGAGTCGCCCCTTAAAGGGAAGAAGTGCATTGTTCTAGTCACAGAGCTCATGACGTCAGGGACGCTAAAAAC CTATCTAAAGCGTTTCAAGGTAATGAAGCCCAAGGTGCTGAGGAGCTGGTGCAGACAGATCCTGAAAGGCCTCCACTTTCTTCACACTAGGACCCCACCCATCATCCATAGGGACCTCAAATGTGATAACATCTTTATTACTGGCCCCACGGGCTCAGTCAAGATAGGGGATTTAGGACTGGCAACACTCAAGGCAGCTTCATTTGCAAAGAGCGTCATAG gCACTCCTGAGTTCATGGCTCCAGAGATGTATGAGGAGCATTATGATGAGGCTGTGGATGTCTATGCCTTTGGCATGTGTATGCTGGAGATGGCCACCTCAGAATACCCCTACTCCGAGTGTCAGAATGCTGCTCAGATTTACCGCAAAGTCACAAGT GGAGTGAAGCCAGCCAGCTACAACAAGGTCATGGATCCTGAAATCAAGGAGATTATTGGGGAGTGTATCTGCCAAAAGAAAGAGGAGCG GTACACCATCAAGGACTTGTTGAACCATGCTTTCTTTGCCGAGGACACAGGTGTGAGGGTAGAGCTGGCTGAGGAAGACGATGGGAAgaaggcctcaatagccctcaAACTGTGGGTGGAGGACCATAAGAAGTTAAAAGGGAAGTACAAGGAGACTGGAGCCATCGAGTTCGCGTTTGATTTGGAGAAGGAGGTCCCTGAGGTTGTGGCACAAGAAATG GTGGAGTCTGGCTTCTTCCACGAGAGTGATGCTAAGACTGTGGGAAAGTCGATCAGGGATCGCGTGGCACTGATCAaatggagaagagagagaacagtgtCTGCTGCAGTTGCAGTGGATCAGGGTGAAGGAGGACACAGGGTCCAGATGACTCCGTCTCAGGGCATCTCAGCTGGGGCTGCACATGTAGGACAGCCCCCTATGCTGGAACCAGATGAGCCAGATGCAGACACGCACAACAGGCTGTGTAACCTACCAGCCAGTGCCACCTCAGTCACAT cagacagcACGCTTGACAGTGGCATGGGCTCCACTGTGTACTCAGACTCCCACAGCAGCCAGCAGAGTGTCCTCTACCAGTCCCTGCTGGAGCCTATTACTATGGCAACGCAGCAG TTCCAGAGCAGTAGCCCTTTTCTCACCGATCGGCCTCACTCCTGTGAGAAGGGTGAAATATGGGGGGGAGCACTGAGTCCAGAGCTCAGGACTCGATTGGGAGCAGCAGCCCGGAGAGGAAGTGCTCCTGTTATTGACACACGCAGGGCCAACCACAATGCTCAACTGCATGCCTTCAGTCAATCTCGGAGATCGATTAGTCCCAGCTTCACAGTACCAGAGAACCAGTCCGAACTCAGTCCCTCCGAGCTTCACTCAGAGGCTGGCGATGGGTTTCCCACCCAGGGGGTtctgcctctgctgcagctctcccCTGTGTCGTCACTTTGTGAACATCGCCGCCTGAGTGACACCGGCATCAGAATGACATCAGAGGCCAGTGAGAACTCAGCCCTACCTGTGCCAAGTGGACGCAGACATTCTGACCTCAGCAGCCTTCTCAGTGTAACCTGTCATCATAATCACCATTTTGCAAAGCATAAACCCCACATGTGCCAGGCCTGCCTCTCTTTGCTTCTTTTGAAGTCACGAGAAGGCAGCCACCGCTACCCTTCTTTCGCCATGCCAGCACACCACTGTCCATGTGACTTAAGGCACCAGCTGTCCTCTGGTGGAACCATGACCCCTTCTGGTTATGGTCGGCCAAAAGGTTCCAGCGATTGCTCTGATTTCTCACTGCTGCAGAAGTCCCTGTTCAATATAACCGGCCGCAAAGCAGCCCCCTGTCACGCCACACCCTCCCAGGCCTCAGTGCTGCACCTCTCAGCTGCACACAGGCCTGGGAGCAGCGATGGAGGCAGCAGCATGAAGAGTCATCTCCTGGGTGGCAGCTCAGTTGCAGATCAGGAACCCCTCCAGGACAGCATGATTAGATTCAGTGCCGAAGAGCAGCAGGTTACCGAGGCTGTGGGAGTG ACCAGTTCTGCAGGGCAACAGAATCAACATTCTGTCCAAGGCCTGCCTTCTTCCAGCACAGCAATGGCCACACCACTGCAGTACCTCCAGCCTGGACAAAGTTATCCTGCTGCTCCATATGCTGGTCCACCTAGTGCTGCAACACCAGCTCCAGCCGGTCAATGTTTAGTCAACATCCAGCATGCAGGCAATGCTGCTGGCTATCCACCTCCAGCTGTGCAACAAACCCAAGCTACAGCACTTATTTCAGCCTCATCTGTGCCACAACATGTTGCACAGAGCCACCAAGCAGCAGGTTACCAACAGCAACcggcaacagcagcaaactcTTCAACTTTTTCTTTGCAAGTCCAACAAACGTGTCAGAACTGTGTGGTTCCCTCTCAACAACAGGCTCAGTTTACATCAGGATATCCTCCAGTTCAGCAACAGACTACAGCAGAAGCAGCCGCCCTGCCAGCACATCAGCCTCTTGCATCTGTAGGCCCAGCCATTGCAGCCACAGCCCAGTGTCATcccgcacacacactgcagcaggtCCAAGCTGCAGTCAATCTGCCAAGTCAGCAACCTTGTCAGAGCTCCTCCGCACCAGCACTTTACAACCAACAGATCCCCGTTCAGCAAGAGCACCCACACCCCTTACCACAAAACACTCAATCCAGCATACAAACACAGAATGCTGGACAGGCGTATATTCAACCTCAACTCCAGCATAAACAAGATAATGTGCATCCCCTACACCAACAAATTGCACAACAGCCTATCCACCAATCTCAAAGTCAGTATCCCAGTCAGCAGCAATTGTACACCCCAGCTCTACAAGCCATGCACGCAGCAATTGCACATCAAAGCCAGGACGTGTCCCAGTCTACTGTCCAACATGTTCCGACCCCAGCCTCTCAGCCTCATCTCACAGCAACATCAGCTGCGATGGTTTCAGCCACACATCAGAGTTACCCTGCTGCAGGTCCCCCTGATGCTGCCTCTCAGAGCTATGCACACTCGGCCTTCAATGTCCTGCACCAACAGTCTGCTCCAGCTCAGAGCCAGTACCTTTCTGCACAGCCCACTGCTGCTTCGCAGACCTATGGAGGGGCTACTCAGATGGTGACTCCTCAGAGCCTTCCTGCCTCTTCCCAGCATAGCCAGGCTGCACATCTATCTCAACAG AATATTCCTGCTGGACAGAGCATATCCCAGCTTGGACAAGACGGACAGGGCCATGCGCAGAATCTCAGCCAGTTTGCTCCCAGTATGATGACCCAGGCACTTCCCCCTCAACAGCCAATGGCCCAGGCTAATGTCAATCAACAATTCCAACCTCTGCAGATATTAACCTCTCTACCACCGACACACCAACCCCag CAGGCCCAGGTCAGCCATCCTGAACTTGTCCCCTCTGCTCAGCCAGTCCAGCCTGCACttttctcctcacctctctATAATGGAACTGATCCAGGCGCAGCCACCACTGTTGCCAATCTGGACAAGAGTAACCCATGCCAGCTGGCCCTGCAGGCCCAGAGTCAGCTTCAGAGCCAAATTCCTGTGCTGCAGCCCTCGGACTCTCAGCAAGCATTATCTGGGTCTGCCAGCTCCAGTGTGACTCAGCAGAAACCTCTCGGTTCTCTaacaggagctgcagagaccAACACGGAG gatcAGAACGCAGAGAAACACACTGCAGGACAGAGCTATGACAG TGTCAACTCTGATGCCATGTCAGGGAAGGAGATGAGTGATGGTTATGAGGGGACACATGGAGGTAAAGGTGAAGGGAAAGTCCGCAAACACCATCGCAGGTCAACACGCACTCGCTCCCGTCAAGAGAAAACCAGCAGGCCAAAACTCAGCATGCTCAAT GTGTGTAACACTGGGGATAAGATGGTAGAGTGTCAGTTGGAAACTCACAACCATAAGATGGTCACATTCAAGTTTGACCTGGACGGAGATGCACCAGAGGAGATTGCCACATACATG GTGGAGAACGATTTTATTTTACCACTGGAAAGAGAGGTCTTCATTGAACAGATGAAGGACATTGTGGACAAAGCTGAGGACATACTGAGTGAGGACACAGAGGGTGAGAGGAACTCTGACCCGGGAGGCAGTCCCAAACGGAGCGAAGGAACTGACACACCAGGAACAGAG GCATCAGCGCCCAGCACCCCACAGCCGGTGTACCAACAAAATG TCCTCCATACTGGGAAGCGCTGGTTTATCATCTGCCCTGTAGCCGAGACGCCCATGCCAGACAATAAGAAGACTGCATCTCAGATCACTACAGCCCAGG aagCTGAAAACTCTGTTTCATCAGTCAGGCCCGACTGCAACACAACTGCAGTGACTACCCCGGTCGCATCTTTATCGTCTCAGAACCCGCCGTCCTCCTCCCCCGCTCTGCCCCTTGCTGCTCAGAGCTCAGTACAACCTCCAGACCAAAACATTGGAAATTCTCGGGTCCAGCAGACTCAGCCCTGTGTAACTAAACATGCCATGGCTGCTGCTGGAGTCAGACATCAAAACTCCCTTCCTGTGGAAGAACCTTACATCTCTGCTGTCTCTATGGTGACGGACATTCCATGTTGTGCTATTGTGCCACCTGTCTCTCTGGATGTGAATGCCATTGATaaaggagcagctggaggtttGGCCTCGTCTCAGAGGAATCAGCCCATCGAGAAGGCCAGTCCGACTGGAGAGCTACCCCCTCAGCTCGCCTCCCATCAGTCTGTAGTCCTGCAGCAACCCTATGCCACACCCATGCAGCCTGGGACAGCGACCTCCCAGCCCCAGAGTCCAGCACATCAGACCTCCCAAAACTCTCAGTCATCAAGCCACCAGCAGCCTGCAAGTGGGGGGCCAGGAGAGTCAGACAGTGAGGGACCACGCAGGGTGGAGTTTGTTGACCGCACCATCAAGACTCTGGATGAGAAGCTGAGAAACCTGTTGTACCAGGAGCATGCTCCCTCCCAGCCTTCAAGTTCGACATCTGATCCCCAGGCCTCCAGCACAGAGGGAGTCGTCACCCCGCCAGTCTCTGACGGCCAGAGCATTGAGGGAGGACTTGCAAAGAAGAAGGGGGACCCACTG CCTCAGATTCTGGAGCGTACAGATAGTGTGGGTGCACTAAGTGACTCTGCAGTGGCAG CCAACAGGGTTTTGAAAGGAAGAGATGCAACTGCCAGCTCCACTTCATACAGACCCAAAAGCCGTTTTCAA ATCATTCCCACTTCTCCAGATGTCATTTATCGTTTAGAGAAAAATAAGTCAAACCGCAGCACCTGCAGTTCTACAGCACCCTCGAGTGGTTCTGGAGGGTCTTACATTCAGACCCAGGGAAAAGGCAGGAAAGAGAAAGGTTGTGTGGCTGTGGGCAGATCCAGTGTGGCGACTGCAGCCGACGAGGAGAAAGCAGGAACATCCAAACCCCACAGTAGTAACCGCTACTCTGCACCACCAAACTTCTACAacaccacccccacctccagTCCTGATGTCACCCCGGACCATATCCCCCGAGCCCAGACCTTTGACAGTCCGATGCACAACAACTACGACCACCTCGACTCTGACTCAGCAGATGAGGACAGCATCAGCATAGCTCTCCCTCCGGCCCACCCCTCTCCCCCAGCTCATGCCCTGTCTGAGCACAGTGGTGGCGACCTCATGACGAGGGCAATGGCCTTCCTACGGCGCTCTGGTCGCAGCAAAAGTGAGCAGAGCTCGGATTCACCGAGCCGACAGCCCGTGGCAATGAACGGGCACGGGCCCTTGCCTTCAGCAGGACATGCCCACTCATCTTACTTCAGCAGTGACAACGACTCCGAGTTTGAGGATGCAGATATGAAGAAGGAGCTACAAAAACTAAGAGAAAA ACACATGAAGGAGATCTCTGAGCTGCAGGCATTCCAGAGGGGTGAGATTGAGCATCTGTACAAGGGGCTGGGCAAAAGTCTACCTCCCAACGTGGGCTCACTTCATGCAGCACCCCCAAGTGGCCGGAGGCGTAGGGCCAGCAAACACAAGCTGAAGGCTGGAAAACTGCTCAATCCGATGGTGCAGCAACTTAAAAACAATCTTAACACCGCCACTGAGAGgaaag GTGAGAGCGGTGCCAGTTCATCCAGCTCCCCGGCCAAAAGCTCAGTTCTGTCTGATGGCTCTGCCCACTCCAGtggctgctccagctccagcagtcACCCCCACACTGCCCCAGAGCAGGTTCACACACAGCAACCCTGTTCCCTGAAGGGCTCGTTCTCCTCAGACAACATCTACGCTGGACTACATGGCGATGGAACGGCCCCTCAAGCAGGCCCTGGCCAAG GGTCTAATCAAAGCGCCGCCACGGCTCAGACGGCCAACAGTCAGACACAGCCGTCACTCACCTCAGCCACACCCTCACCATCCGCCCAGCCTATTACACGGCTCGCTCAGGCCCAgaccaacaacagcaacaacaagaGATGCACGTTCACCGATGATCTTCACAAACTGGTAGATGACTGGACGAAGGAGACTGTCGCGGCAGCCAATCAGCCACGACCCTCCCTGAACCAAATCAAACAACAGAGACGCCAACAGGACCTGGAAGGCAAATCTTACTCACCCACGGGAGCAGCTGGACATGAG ATGAAATTCCATCATGGTACCAGCAAGATCCAGTTGCCTCTTTCCTGCCCCATGACTGCAGCTTTAGGTCCTGGTATGCCCACAAGCCTAGCTCCCAAGTCCGCAGCCATGCTCCCTCACCTCCAGCCCAATGGCTCCTATGGCGGGATGGTTCCCGGTCCTGTTTACTCTCAGCAGTGGCCCGGCGTGCCTAGCCCTGTAGGGTCAGTGGGTCCTGTAGGTCTGCTTGGTGCTGCAAGAATGATGCCCTATAACACGATGGCAAACCCAAGGATCCAAAGCTTCCCTCTTACCATGCACAACCCCAAAAACAGCCCCTCTCCGAAAACCGCTAGGACTATCTAA